In Cryptosporangium minutisporangium, the following are encoded in one genomic region:
- a CDS encoding RNA polymerase sigma factor, translated as MTTTDPPDDRQLWAAAAGGDRDAFGVLFDRHARAVYNHCFRLSGNWAMAEDATAATFLSAWRHRSDTTLTRASALPWLLTVATNTVRTEHRSLRRQVALVQRAGPPAAVPDHADDIAGRVDDERRMAVLLAAAQKLPRAEREALALCVWSEVSYADAAAVLGISETGVRSRISRARARLSAMFADSRGAETPRGTEKPVGTEKPVGTETPAGTHRSADTETRTQR; from the coding sequence GTGACGACTACTGATCCACCCGACGACCGCCAACTCTGGGCGGCCGCGGCCGGTGGCGACCGGGACGCGTTCGGAGTGCTCTTCGACCGGCACGCCCGGGCGGTCTACAACCACTGCTTCCGGCTGTCCGGGAACTGGGCGATGGCCGAGGACGCCACCGCGGCGACGTTCCTGTCCGCCTGGCGCCACCGGAGCGATACCACGCTGACCAGGGCGTCAGCGCTGCCGTGGTTGTTGACCGTGGCGACCAACACCGTGCGCACCGAGCACCGATCGTTACGCCGCCAGGTCGCGCTGGTGCAGCGGGCCGGGCCCCCGGCAGCCGTTCCCGACCACGCCGACGACATCGCCGGCCGCGTCGACGACGAACGCCGGATGGCGGTCCTCCTGGCCGCTGCCCAGAAGCTGCCGCGGGCCGAGCGCGAGGCGCTGGCGCTCTGCGTCTGGTCGGAGGTCTCGTACGCCGACGCCGCCGCGGTGCTCGGCATCTCCGAGACCGGCGTCCGGTCCCGGATCAGCCGCGCCCGGGCACGCCTCAGCGCGATGTTCGCCGATTCACGGGGCGCCGAGACCCCCCGCGGCACGGAGAAGCCGGTCGGCACGGAGAAGCCGGTCGGCACGGAAACGCCCGCCGGCACGCACCGCTCGGCCGACACGGAGACGAGGACCCAGCGATGA